One segment of Radiobacillus kanasensis DNA contains the following:
- a CDS encoding DNA-3-methyladenine glycosylase family protein codes for MGNRYWNISLDNQSVKQLCMADNKVKKLALIIGDYYVPTYNDKFEALIRYIVGQMLSNKVANNIWENVKQQLSGVITQKTISELSDPELRALGLSMRKVGYIRDLCNRIKSNDLDLEQLEELNNNQIIKKLTRVKGIGVWTAEMFLIFTLYRQDVIPLDDVSLQRCVSWLYAENNLSSKELLKQKGSVWSPNSSIACLYLWEAVNREYVDNYLSIEDVKK; via the coding sequence ATGGGAAATAGATATTGGAATATAAGTTTAGATAATCAATCTGTTAAACAGTTATGTATGGCCGATAATAAGGTTAAAAAACTTGCTTTAATAATAGGTGATTATTATGTTCCTACTTATAATGACAAGTTCGAGGCTTTAATCCGCTATATAGTAGGTCAAATGCTATCTAATAAGGTAGCAAATAATATCTGGGAAAATGTAAAACAGCAATTAAGTGGAGTAATTACACAGAAGACGATCTCTGAATTATCAGATCCTGAACTTAGAGCATTAGGGCTTTCTATGAGAAAAGTAGGGTATATAAGAGATCTTTGTAACAGGATTAAAAGCAATGATCTTGATTTAGAACAATTGGAAGAGCTCAACAATAATCAAATAATTAAAAAATTAACTAGAGTTAAAGGTATAGGTGTTTGGACTGCAGAGATGTTTCTTATTTTTACATTATATAGGCAAGATGTTATTCCTTTAGATGATGTTAGTCTTCAGCGATGTGTAAGTTGGTTATACGCAGAGAATAATTTAAGCAGTAAAGAGCTATTAAAACAGAAAGGATCAGTATGGAGTCCAAATAGTTCTATAGCTTGTCTTTATTTATGGGAGGCAGTGAATAGAGAGTATGTTGATAATTATTTATCAATAGAAGATGTGAAAAAGTAA
- a CDS encoding DUF7687 domain-containing protein, producing the protein MEANQDFLQRSEQFWGYVRIISEKVGYTDRLTRIIKSYSEEEILTALVKEDISIDKDLLEDVLNYLEYRTNILNNHVRNSLMNLKDARTIFYQLKKIYDAESFTSKLPYNKQKEEKRDYAYLTGIINILTEQHLREFAHTHGLEYEKDITFDDDPNVLSYLKDSARKIQGAFSRRFDGAYPSTINPIVVWEIKEYYYTTTFGSRIADGVFETQLDGHEINKLSHLKEGDIKHIYFIDSYPCWWEQGKSYLCRIIDMLHMGLVDEVIFGKEVFNRWTVLLDEFNKSESLKSKE; encoded by the coding sequence TTGGAAGCAAACCAAGACTTTTTACAACGGAGTGAGCAATTCTGGGGTTATGTCAGAATAATATCAGAAAAAGTGGGTTATACAGACCGACTTACCAGGATTATCAAGAGTTATTCAGAAGAAGAAATTTTGACAGCACTGGTAAAGGAAGATATATCAATTGACAAAGATCTTCTTGAAGACGTACTAAATTATCTTGAGTATAGAACAAACATCCTGAATAATCATGTTAGAAATAGTTTGATGAATTTAAAAGATGCTAGAACAATCTTCTATCAGTTAAAGAAAATTTACGATGCAGAGAGTTTTACAAGTAAGTTACCGTATAACAAACAAAAAGAAGAAAAAAGGGATTATGCATATTTAACTGGTATTATAAATATCTTAACTGAGCAGCATCTTCGAGAATTTGCCCATACACATGGTTTAGAATATGAAAAGGATATAACATTCGATGATGATCCAAATGTTTTGTCATATCTGAAAGATTCAGCTCGCAAAATTCAAGGTGCTTTTTCTAGACGTTTTGATGGAGCTTATCCGTCAACTATTAATCCTATTGTTGTCTGGGAAATTAAAGAATACTACTATACCACAACATTTGGTAGTAGAATAGCAGACGGTGTATTTGAAACACAACTAGATGGCCACGAAATTAATAAACTTTCCCACTTGAAGGAGGGGGATATTAAACATATATATTTTATAGATTCCTACCCTTGTTGGTGGGAACAAGGAAAGTCTTATCTTTGCAGAATCATTGATATGTTGCATATGGGACTTGTGGACGAAGTTATATTTGGTAAAGAAGTTTTTAATAGATGGACAGTTCTGTTGGATGAATTTAATAAATCGGAATCGCTAAAAAGTAAAGAATGA